Proteins co-encoded in one Pongo pygmaeus isolate AG05252 chromosome 23, NHGRI_mPonPyg2-v2.0_pri, whole genome shotgun sequence genomic window:
- the HDAC10 gene encoding polyamine deacetylase HDAC10 isoform X1 codes for MGTALVYHEDMTATRLLWDDPECEIERPERLTAALDRLRQRGLEQRCLLLSAREASEEELGLVHSPEYVSLVRETQVLGKEELQALSGQFDAICFHPSTFHCARLAAGAGLQLVDAVLTGAVQNGLALVRPPGHHSQRAAANGFCVFNNVAIAAAHAKQKHGLHRILVVDWDVHHGQGIQYLFEDDPSILYFSWHRYEHGRFWPFLRESDADAVGRGQGLGFTVNLPWNQVGMGNADYVAAFLHLLLPLAFEFDPELVLVSAGFDSAIGDPEGQMQATPECFAHLTQLLQVLAGGRVCAMLEGGYHLESLAESVCMTVQTLLGDPAPPLSGSMVPCQSALESIQSARAAQAPHWKSLQLQDVTPVLMSPSILSPEERPPPLLPGGPVCKGAASAPSSLLDQPCLCPAPSVRTAVALTAPDITLVLPPDVIQQEGSALREETEAWARPHESLAREEALAALGKLLYLLDGMLDGQVNSGIAATPASAAAATLDVAIRRGLSHGAQRLLCVALGQLDRPPDLAHDGRSLWLNIRGKEAAALSMFHVSTPLPAMTGGFLSCILGLVLPLAYSFQPDLVLVALGPGHGLQGRHAALLAAMLRGLAGGRVLALLEEDSTPQLAGILARVLNGEAPPSLGASSVASPEDVRALMYLRGQLEPQWKMLQVGAFTPQK; via the exons ATGGGGACCGCGCTTGTGTACCATGAGGACATGACGGCCACCCGGCTGCTCTGGGACGA CCCCGAGTGCGAGATTGAGCGTCCTGAGCGCCTGACCGCAGCCCTGGACCGCCTGCGGCAGCGCGGCCTGGAACAGAGGTGTCTGCTGTTGTCAGCCCGCGAGGCCTCGGAagaggagctgggcctggtgcACAG CCCAGAGTATGTATCCCTGGTCAGGGAGACCCAGGTCCTAGGCAAGGAGGAGCTGCAGGCGCTGTCCGGACAGTTCGACGCCATCTGCTTCCACCCG AGTACCTTTCACTGTGCGCGGCTGGCCGCAGGGGCTGGACTGCAGCTGGTGGACGCTGTGCTCACGGGAGCTGTGCAAAATGGGCTTGCCCTGGTGAG GCCCCCAGGGCACCACAGCCAGAGGGCGGCTGCCAACGGGTTCTGTGTGTTCAACAACGTGGCCATAGCAGCTGCACATGCCAAGCAGAAACACGGGCtacacag GATCCTCGTCGTGGACTGGGATGTGCATCATGGCCAGGGGATCCAGTATCTCTTTGAGGATGACCCCAG CATCCTTTACTTCTCCTGGCACCGCTATGAGCATGGGCGCTTCTGGCCTTTCCTGCGAGAGTCAGATGCCGACGCAGTGGGGCGGGGACAGGGCCTCGGCTTCACTGTCAACCTGCCCTGGAACCAG GTCGGGATGGGAAACGCTGACTACGTGGCTGCCTTCCTGCACCTGCTGCTCCCACTGGCCTTTGAG TTTGACCCTGAGCTGGTGCTGGTCTCGGCAGGATTTGACTCAGCCATCGGGGACCCTGAG GGGCAAATGCAGGCCACGCCAGAGTGCTTCGCCCACCTCACACAGCTGCTGCAGGTGCTGGCCGGCGGCCGGGTCTGCGCCATGCTGGAG ggCGGCTACCACCTGGAGTCACTGGCGGAGTCAGTGTGCATGACAGTACAGACGCTGTTGGGTGACCCGGCTCCACCCCTGTCAGGGTCAATGGTGCCATGTCAGAG TGCCCTGGAGTCCATCCAGAGTGCCCGTGCTGCCCAGGCCCCGCACTGGAAGAGCCTCCAGCTGCAAG ATGTGACCCCTGTGCTGATGAGCCCCAGCATTCTCTCCCCAGAGGAGAGGCCTCCACCTCTGCTGCCTGGGGGTCCAGTGTGTAAGGGAGCTGCATCTGCACCGAGCTCCCTCCTGGACCAGCCGTGCCTCTGCCCTGCACCCTCTGTCCGCACCGCTGTTGCCCTGACAGCACCAGATATCACATTGGTCCTGCCCCCTGACGTCATCCAACAGGAAGGGTCAGCCCTAAGGGAGGAGACAGAAGCCTGGGCCAG GCCACACGAGTCCCTGGCCCGGGAGGAGGCCCTCGCTGCACTTGGGAAGCTCCTGTACCTCTTAGATGGGATGCTGGATGGGCAG GTGAACAGTGGTATAGCAGCCACTCCAGCCTCTGCTGCAGCAGCCACCCTGGATGTGGCTATTCGGAGAGGCCTGTCTCATGGAGCCCAGAG GCTGCTGTGTGTGGCCCTGGGACAGCTGGACCGGCCTCCGGACCTCGCCCATGACGG GAGGAGTCTGTGGCTGAACATCAGGGGCAAGGAGGCGGCTGCCCTATCCATGTTCCATGTCTCCACGCCACTGCCAGCG ATGACCGGTGGTTTCCTGAGCTGCATCTTGGGCTTGGTGCTGCCCCTGGCCTACAGCTTCCAGCCTGACCTGGTGCTGGTGGCGCTGGGGCCTGGCCATGGCCTGCAGGGCCGCCACGCTGCACTCCTGGCTGCAATGCTTCGGGGGCTGGCAGGGGGCCGAGTCCTGGCCCTCCTGGAGGAG GACTCCACGCCCCAGCTAGCAGGGATCCTGGCCCGGGTGCTGAATGGAGAGGCACCTCCTAGCCTAGGCGCTTCCTCTGTGGCCTCCCCAGAGGACGTCCGGGCTCTGATGTACCTGAGAGGGCAGCTGGAGCCTCAGTGGAAGATGTTGCAG gtgggagcatttACACCGCAGAAATGA
- the HDAC10 gene encoding polyamine deacetylase HDAC10 isoform X3 yields the protein MGTALVYHEDMTATRLLWDDPECEIERPERLTAALDRLRQRGLEQRCLLLSAREASEEELGLVHRETQVLGKEELQALSGQFDAICFHPSTFHCARLAAGAGLQLVDAVLTGAVQNGLALVRPPGHHSQRAAANGFCVFNNVAIAAAHAKQKHGLHRILVVDWDVHHGQGIQYLFEDDPSILYFSWHRYEHGRFWPFLRESDADAVGRGQGLGFTVNLPWNQVGMGNADYVAAFLHLLLPLAFEFDPELVLVSAGFDSAIGDPEGQMQATPECFAHLTQLLQVLAGGRVCAMLEGGYHLESLAESVCMTVQTLLGDPAPPLSGSMVPCQSALESIQSARAAQAPHWKSLQLQDVTPVLMSPSILSPEERPPPLLPGGPVCKGAASAPSSLLDQPCLCPAPSVRTAVALTAPDITLVLPPDVIQQEGSALREETEAWARPHESLAREEALAALGKLLYLLDGMLDGQVNSGIAATPASAAAATLDVAIRRGLSHGAQRLLCVALGQLDRPPDLAHDGRSLWLNIRGKEAAALSMFHVSTPLPAMTGGFLSCILGLVLPLAYSFQPDLVLVALGPGHGLQGRHAALLAAMLRGLAGGRVLALLEEDSTPQLAGILARVLNGEAPPSLGASSVASPEDVRALMYLRGQLEPQWKMLQVGAFTPQK from the exons ATGGGGACCGCGCTTGTGTACCATGAGGACATGACGGCCACCCGGCTGCTCTGGGACGA CCCCGAGTGCGAGATTGAGCGTCCTGAGCGCCTGACCGCAGCCCTGGACCGCCTGCGGCAGCGCGGCCTGGAACAGAGGTGTCTGCTGTTGTCAGCCCGCGAGGCCTCGGAagaggagctgggcctggtgcACAG GGAGACCCAGGTCCTAGGCAAGGAGGAGCTGCAGGCGCTGTCCGGACAGTTCGACGCCATCTGCTTCCACCCG AGTACCTTTCACTGTGCGCGGCTGGCCGCAGGGGCTGGACTGCAGCTGGTGGACGCTGTGCTCACGGGAGCTGTGCAAAATGGGCTTGCCCTGGTGAG GCCCCCAGGGCACCACAGCCAGAGGGCGGCTGCCAACGGGTTCTGTGTGTTCAACAACGTGGCCATAGCAGCTGCACATGCCAAGCAGAAACACGGGCtacacag GATCCTCGTCGTGGACTGGGATGTGCATCATGGCCAGGGGATCCAGTATCTCTTTGAGGATGACCCCAG CATCCTTTACTTCTCCTGGCACCGCTATGAGCATGGGCGCTTCTGGCCTTTCCTGCGAGAGTCAGATGCCGACGCAGTGGGGCGGGGACAGGGCCTCGGCTTCACTGTCAACCTGCCCTGGAACCAG GTCGGGATGGGAAACGCTGACTACGTGGCTGCCTTCCTGCACCTGCTGCTCCCACTGGCCTTTGAG TTTGACCCTGAGCTGGTGCTGGTCTCGGCAGGATTTGACTCAGCCATCGGGGACCCTGAG GGGCAAATGCAGGCCACGCCAGAGTGCTTCGCCCACCTCACACAGCTGCTGCAGGTGCTGGCCGGCGGCCGGGTCTGCGCCATGCTGGAG ggCGGCTACCACCTGGAGTCACTGGCGGAGTCAGTGTGCATGACAGTACAGACGCTGTTGGGTGACCCGGCTCCACCCCTGTCAGGGTCAATGGTGCCATGTCAGAG TGCCCTGGAGTCCATCCAGAGTGCCCGTGCTGCCCAGGCCCCGCACTGGAAGAGCCTCCAGCTGCAAG ATGTGACCCCTGTGCTGATGAGCCCCAGCATTCTCTCCCCAGAGGAGAGGCCTCCACCTCTGCTGCCTGGGGGTCCAGTGTGTAAGGGAGCTGCATCTGCACCGAGCTCCCTCCTGGACCAGCCGTGCCTCTGCCCTGCACCCTCTGTCCGCACCGCTGTTGCCCTGACAGCACCAGATATCACATTGGTCCTGCCCCCTGACGTCATCCAACAGGAAGGGTCAGCCCTAAGGGAGGAGACAGAAGCCTGGGCCAG GCCACACGAGTCCCTGGCCCGGGAGGAGGCCCTCGCTGCACTTGGGAAGCTCCTGTACCTCTTAGATGGGATGCTGGATGGGCAG GTGAACAGTGGTATAGCAGCCACTCCAGCCTCTGCTGCAGCAGCCACCCTGGATGTGGCTATTCGGAGAGGCCTGTCTCATGGAGCCCAGAG GCTGCTGTGTGTGGCCCTGGGACAGCTGGACCGGCCTCCGGACCTCGCCCATGACGG GAGGAGTCTGTGGCTGAACATCAGGGGCAAGGAGGCGGCTGCCCTATCCATGTTCCATGTCTCCACGCCACTGCCAGCG ATGACCGGTGGTTTCCTGAGCTGCATCTTGGGCTTGGTGCTGCCCCTGGCCTACAGCTTCCAGCCTGACCTGGTGCTGGTGGCGCTGGGGCCTGGCCATGGCCTGCAGGGCCGCCACGCTGCACTCCTGGCTGCAATGCTTCGGGGGCTGGCAGGGGGCCGAGTCCTGGCCCTCCTGGAGGAG GACTCCACGCCCCAGCTAGCAGGGATCCTGGCCCGGGTGCTGAATGGAGAGGCACCTCCTAGCCTAGGCGCTTCCTCTGTGGCCTCCCCAGAGGACGTCCGGGCTCTGATGTACCTGAGAGGGCAGCTGGAGCCTCAGTGGAAGATGTTGCAG gtgggagcatttACACCGCAGAAATGA
- the HDAC10 gene encoding polyamine deacetylase HDAC10 isoform X9, translating to MGTALVYHEDMTATRLLWDDPECEIERPERLTAALDRLRQRGLEQRCLLLSAREASEEELGLVHSPEYVSLVRETQVLGKEELQALSGQFDAICFHPSTFHCARLAAGAGLQLVDAVLTGAVQNGLALVRPPGHHSQRAAANGFCVFNNVAIAAAHAKQKHGLHRILVVDWDVHHGQGIQYLFEDDPSILYFSWHRYEHGRFWPFLRESDADAVGRGQGLGFTVNLPWNQVGMGNADYVAAFLHLLLPLAFEFDPELVLVSAGFDSAIGDPEGGYHLESLAESVCMTVQTLLGDPAPPLSGSMVPCQSALESIQSARAAQAPHWKSLQLQDVTPVLMSPSILSPEERPPPLLPGGPVCKGAASAPSSLLDQPCLCPAPSVRTAVALTAPDITLVLPPDVIQQEGSALREETEAWARPHESLAREEALAALGKLLYLLDGMLDGQVNSGIAATPASAAAATLDVAIRRGLSHGAQRLLCVALGQLDRPPDLAHDGRSLWLNIRGKEAAALSMFHVSTPLPAMTGGFLSCILGLVLPLAYSFQPDLVLVALGPGHGLQGRHAALLAAMLRGLAGGRVLALLEEDSTPQLAGILARVLNGEAPPSLGASSVASPEDVRALMYLRGQLEPQWKMLQVGAFTPQK from the exons ATGGGGACCGCGCTTGTGTACCATGAGGACATGACGGCCACCCGGCTGCTCTGGGACGA CCCCGAGTGCGAGATTGAGCGTCCTGAGCGCCTGACCGCAGCCCTGGACCGCCTGCGGCAGCGCGGCCTGGAACAGAGGTGTCTGCTGTTGTCAGCCCGCGAGGCCTCGGAagaggagctgggcctggtgcACAG CCCAGAGTATGTATCCCTGGTCAGGGAGACCCAGGTCCTAGGCAAGGAGGAGCTGCAGGCGCTGTCCGGACAGTTCGACGCCATCTGCTTCCACCCG AGTACCTTTCACTGTGCGCGGCTGGCCGCAGGGGCTGGACTGCAGCTGGTGGACGCTGTGCTCACGGGAGCTGTGCAAAATGGGCTTGCCCTGGTGAG GCCCCCAGGGCACCACAGCCAGAGGGCGGCTGCCAACGGGTTCTGTGTGTTCAACAACGTGGCCATAGCAGCTGCACATGCCAAGCAGAAACACGGGCtacacag GATCCTCGTCGTGGACTGGGATGTGCATCATGGCCAGGGGATCCAGTATCTCTTTGAGGATGACCCCAG CATCCTTTACTTCTCCTGGCACCGCTATGAGCATGGGCGCTTCTGGCCTTTCCTGCGAGAGTCAGATGCCGACGCAGTGGGGCGGGGACAGGGCCTCGGCTTCACTGTCAACCTGCCCTGGAACCAG GTCGGGATGGGAAACGCTGACTACGTGGCTGCCTTCCTGCACCTGCTGCTCCCACTGGCCTTTGAG TTTGACCCTGAGCTGGTGCTGGTCTCGGCAGGATTTGACTCAGCCATCGGGGACCCTGAG ggCGGCTACCACCTGGAGTCACTGGCGGAGTCAGTGTGCATGACAGTACAGACGCTGTTGGGTGACCCGGCTCCACCCCTGTCAGGGTCAATGGTGCCATGTCAGAG TGCCCTGGAGTCCATCCAGAGTGCCCGTGCTGCCCAGGCCCCGCACTGGAAGAGCCTCCAGCTGCAAG ATGTGACCCCTGTGCTGATGAGCCCCAGCATTCTCTCCCCAGAGGAGAGGCCTCCACCTCTGCTGCCTGGGGGTCCAGTGTGTAAGGGAGCTGCATCTGCACCGAGCTCCCTCCTGGACCAGCCGTGCCTCTGCCCTGCACCCTCTGTCCGCACCGCTGTTGCCCTGACAGCACCAGATATCACATTGGTCCTGCCCCCTGACGTCATCCAACAGGAAGGGTCAGCCCTAAGGGAGGAGACAGAAGCCTGGGCCAG GCCACACGAGTCCCTGGCCCGGGAGGAGGCCCTCGCTGCACTTGGGAAGCTCCTGTACCTCTTAGATGGGATGCTGGATGGGCAG GTGAACAGTGGTATAGCAGCCACTCCAGCCTCTGCTGCAGCAGCCACCCTGGATGTGGCTATTCGGAGAGGCCTGTCTCATGGAGCCCAGAG GCTGCTGTGTGTGGCCCTGGGACAGCTGGACCGGCCTCCGGACCTCGCCCATGACGG GAGGAGTCTGTGGCTGAACATCAGGGGCAAGGAGGCGGCTGCCCTATCCATGTTCCATGTCTCCACGCCACTGCCAGCG ATGACCGGTGGTTTCCTGAGCTGCATCTTGGGCTTGGTGCTGCCCCTGGCCTACAGCTTCCAGCCTGACCTGGTGCTGGTGGCGCTGGGGCCTGGCCATGGCCTGCAGGGCCGCCACGCTGCACTCCTGGCTGCAATGCTTCGGGGGCTGGCAGGGGGCCGAGTCCTGGCCCTCCTGGAGGAG GACTCCACGCCCCAGCTAGCAGGGATCCTGGCCCGGGTGCTGAATGGAGAGGCACCTCCTAGCCTAGGCGCTTCCTCTGTGGCCTCCCCAGAGGACGTCCGGGCTCTGATGTACCTGAGAGGGCAGCTGGAGCCTCAGTGGAAGATGTTGCAG gtgggagcatttACACCGCAGAAATGA
- the HDAC10 gene encoding polyamine deacetylase HDAC10 isoform X7 has protein sequence MGTALVYHEDMTATRLLWDDPECEIERPERLTAALDRLRQRGLEQRCLLLSAREASEEELGLVHRETQVLGKEELQALSGQFDAICFHPSTFHCARLAAGAGLQLVDAVLTGAVQNGLALVRPPGHHSQRAAANGFCVFNNVAIAAAHAKQKHGLHRILVVDWDVHHGQGIQYLFEDDPSILYFSWHRYEHGRFWPFLRESDADAVGRGQGLGFTVNLPWNQVGMGNADYVAAFLHLLLPLAFEFDPELVLVSAGFDSAIGDPEGQMQATPECFAHLTQLLQVLAGGRVCAMLEGGYHLESLAESVCMTVQTLLGDPAPPLSGSMVPCQSALESIQSARAAQAPHWKSLQLQEERPPPLLPGGPVCKGAASAPSSLLDQPCLCPAPSVRTAVALTAPDITLVLPPDVIQQEGSALREETEAWARPHESLAREEALAALGKLLYLLDGMLDGQVNSGIAATPASAAAATLDVAIRRGLSHGAQRLLCVALGQLDRPPDLAHDGRSLWLNIRGKEAAALSMFHVSTPLPAMTGGFLSCILGLVLPLAYSFQPDLVLVALGPGHGLQGRHAALLAAMLRGLAGGRVLALLEEDSTPQLAGILARVLNGEAPPSLGASSVASPEDVRALMYLRGQLEPQWKMLQVGAFTPQK, from the exons ATGGGGACCGCGCTTGTGTACCATGAGGACATGACGGCCACCCGGCTGCTCTGGGACGA CCCCGAGTGCGAGATTGAGCGTCCTGAGCGCCTGACCGCAGCCCTGGACCGCCTGCGGCAGCGCGGCCTGGAACAGAGGTGTCTGCTGTTGTCAGCCCGCGAGGCCTCGGAagaggagctgggcctggtgcACAG GGAGACCCAGGTCCTAGGCAAGGAGGAGCTGCAGGCGCTGTCCGGACAGTTCGACGCCATCTGCTTCCACCCG AGTACCTTTCACTGTGCGCGGCTGGCCGCAGGGGCTGGACTGCAGCTGGTGGACGCTGTGCTCACGGGAGCTGTGCAAAATGGGCTTGCCCTGGTGAG GCCCCCAGGGCACCACAGCCAGAGGGCGGCTGCCAACGGGTTCTGTGTGTTCAACAACGTGGCCATAGCAGCTGCACATGCCAAGCAGAAACACGGGCtacacag GATCCTCGTCGTGGACTGGGATGTGCATCATGGCCAGGGGATCCAGTATCTCTTTGAGGATGACCCCAG CATCCTTTACTTCTCCTGGCACCGCTATGAGCATGGGCGCTTCTGGCCTTTCCTGCGAGAGTCAGATGCCGACGCAGTGGGGCGGGGACAGGGCCTCGGCTTCACTGTCAACCTGCCCTGGAACCAG GTCGGGATGGGAAACGCTGACTACGTGGCTGCCTTCCTGCACCTGCTGCTCCCACTGGCCTTTGAG TTTGACCCTGAGCTGGTGCTGGTCTCGGCAGGATTTGACTCAGCCATCGGGGACCCTGAG GGGCAAATGCAGGCCACGCCAGAGTGCTTCGCCCACCTCACACAGCTGCTGCAGGTGCTGGCCGGCGGCCGGGTCTGCGCCATGCTGGAG ggCGGCTACCACCTGGAGTCACTGGCGGAGTCAGTGTGCATGACAGTACAGACGCTGTTGGGTGACCCGGCTCCACCCCTGTCAGGGTCAATGGTGCCATGTCAGAG TGCCCTGGAGTCCATCCAGAGTGCCCGTGCTGCCCAGGCCCCGCACTGGAAGAGCCTCCAGCTGCAAG AGGAGAGGCCTCCACCTCTGCTGCCTGGGGGTCCAGTGTGTAAGGGAGCTGCATCTGCACCGAGCTCCCTCCTGGACCAGCCGTGCCTCTGCCCTGCACCCTCTGTCCGCACCGCTGTTGCCCTGACAGCACCAGATATCACATTGGTCCTGCCCCCTGACGTCATCCAACAGGAAGGGTCAGCCCTAAGGGAGGAGACAGAAGCCTGGGCCAG GCCACACGAGTCCCTGGCCCGGGAGGAGGCCCTCGCTGCACTTGGGAAGCTCCTGTACCTCTTAGATGGGATGCTGGATGGGCAG GTGAACAGTGGTATAGCAGCCACTCCAGCCTCTGCTGCAGCAGCCACCCTGGATGTGGCTATTCGGAGAGGCCTGTCTCATGGAGCCCAGAG GCTGCTGTGTGTGGCCCTGGGACAGCTGGACCGGCCTCCGGACCTCGCCCATGACGG GAGGAGTCTGTGGCTGAACATCAGGGGCAAGGAGGCGGCTGCCCTATCCATGTTCCATGTCTCCACGCCACTGCCAGCG ATGACCGGTGGTTTCCTGAGCTGCATCTTGGGCTTGGTGCTGCCCCTGGCCTACAGCTTCCAGCCTGACCTGGTGCTGGTGGCGCTGGGGCCTGGCCATGGCCTGCAGGGCCGCCACGCTGCACTCCTGGCTGCAATGCTTCGGGGGCTGGCAGGGGGCCGAGTCCTGGCCCTCCTGGAGGAG GACTCCACGCCCCAGCTAGCAGGGATCCTGGCCCGGGTGCTGAATGGAGAGGCACCTCCTAGCCTAGGCGCTTCCTCTGTGGCCTCCCCAGAGGACGTCCGGGCTCTGATGTACCTGAGAGGGCAGCTGGAGCCTCAGTGGAAGATGTTGCAG gtgggagcatttACACCGCAGAAATGA
- the HDAC10 gene encoding polyamine deacetylase HDAC10 isoform X12 produces MGTALVYHEDMTATRLLWDDPECEIERPERLTAALDRLRQRGLEQRCLLLSAREASEEELGLVHSPEYVSLVRETQVLGKEELQALSGQFDAICFHPSTFHCARLAAGAGLQLVDAVLTGAVQNGLALVRPPGHHSQRAAANGFCVFNNVAIAAAHAKQKHGLHRILVVDWDVHHGQGIQYLFEDDPSILYFSWHRYEHGRFWPFLRESDADAVGRGQGLGFTVNLPWNQVGMGNADYVAAFLHLLLPLAFEFDPELVLVSAGFDSAIGDPEGGYHLESLAESVCMTVQTLLGDPAPPLSGSMVPCQSALESIQSARAAQAPHWKSLQLQEERPPPLLPGGPVCKGAASAPSSLLDQPCLCPAPSVRTAVALTAPDITLVLPPDVIQQEGSALREETEAWARPHESLAREEALAALGKLLYLLDGMLDGQVNSGIAATPASAAAATLDVAIRRGLSHGAQRLLCVALGQLDRPPDLAHDGRSLWLNIRGKEAAALSMFHVSTPLPAMTGGFLSCILGLVLPLAYSFQPDLVLVALGPGHGLQGRHAALLAAMLRGLAGGRVLALLEEDSTPQLAGILARVLNGEAPPSLGASSVASPEDVRALMYLRGQLEPQWKMLQVGAFTPQK; encoded by the exons ATGGGGACCGCGCTTGTGTACCATGAGGACATGACGGCCACCCGGCTGCTCTGGGACGA CCCCGAGTGCGAGATTGAGCGTCCTGAGCGCCTGACCGCAGCCCTGGACCGCCTGCGGCAGCGCGGCCTGGAACAGAGGTGTCTGCTGTTGTCAGCCCGCGAGGCCTCGGAagaggagctgggcctggtgcACAG CCCAGAGTATGTATCCCTGGTCAGGGAGACCCAGGTCCTAGGCAAGGAGGAGCTGCAGGCGCTGTCCGGACAGTTCGACGCCATCTGCTTCCACCCG AGTACCTTTCACTGTGCGCGGCTGGCCGCAGGGGCTGGACTGCAGCTGGTGGACGCTGTGCTCACGGGAGCTGTGCAAAATGGGCTTGCCCTGGTGAG GCCCCCAGGGCACCACAGCCAGAGGGCGGCTGCCAACGGGTTCTGTGTGTTCAACAACGTGGCCATAGCAGCTGCACATGCCAAGCAGAAACACGGGCtacacag GATCCTCGTCGTGGACTGGGATGTGCATCATGGCCAGGGGATCCAGTATCTCTTTGAGGATGACCCCAG CATCCTTTACTTCTCCTGGCACCGCTATGAGCATGGGCGCTTCTGGCCTTTCCTGCGAGAGTCAGATGCCGACGCAGTGGGGCGGGGACAGGGCCTCGGCTTCACTGTCAACCTGCCCTGGAACCAG GTCGGGATGGGAAACGCTGACTACGTGGCTGCCTTCCTGCACCTGCTGCTCCCACTGGCCTTTGAG TTTGACCCTGAGCTGGTGCTGGTCTCGGCAGGATTTGACTCAGCCATCGGGGACCCTGAG ggCGGCTACCACCTGGAGTCACTGGCGGAGTCAGTGTGCATGACAGTACAGACGCTGTTGGGTGACCCGGCTCCACCCCTGTCAGGGTCAATGGTGCCATGTCAGAG TGCCCTGGAGTCCATCCAGAGTGCCCGTGCTGCCCAGGCCCCGCACTGGAAGAGCCTCCAGCTGCAAG AGGAGAGGCCTCCACCTCTGCTGCCTGGGGGTCCAGTGTGTAAGGGAGCTGCATCTGCACCGAGCTCCCTCCTGGACCAGCCGTGCCTCTGCCCTGCACCCTCTGTCCGCACCGCTGTTGCCCTGACAGCACCAGATATCACATTGGTCCTGCCCCCTGACGTCATCCAACAGGAAGGGTCAGCCCTAAGGGAGGAGACAGAAGCCTGGGCCAG GCCACACGAGTCCCTGGCCCGGGAGGAGGCCCTCGCTGCACTTGGGAAGCTCCTGTACCTCTTAGATGGGATGCTGGATGGGCAG GTGAACAGTGGTATAGCAGCCACTCCAGCCTCTGCTGCAGCAGCCACCCTGGATGTGGCTATTCGGAGAGGCCTGTCTCATGGAGCCCAGAG GCTGCTGTGTGTGGCCCTGGGACAGCTGGACCGGCCTCCGGACCTCGCCCATGACGG GAGGAGTCTGTGGCTGAACATCAGGGGCAAGGAGGCGGCTGCCCTATCCATGTTCCATGTCTCCACGCCACTGCCAGCG ATGACCGGTGGTTTCCTGAGCTGCATCTTGGGCTTGGTGCTGCCCCTGGCCTACAGCTTCCAGCCTGACCTGGTGCTGGTGGCGCTGGGGCCTGGCCATGGCCTGCAGGGCCGCCACGCTGCACTCCTGGCTGCAATGCTTCGGGGGCTGGCAGGGGGCCGAGTCCTGGCCCTCCTGGAGGAG GACTCCACGCCCCAGCTAGCAGGGATCCTGGCCCGGGTGCTGAATGGAGAGGCACCTCCTAGCCTAGGCGCTTCCTCTGTGGCCTCCCCAGAGGACGTCCGGGCTCTGATGTACCTGAGAGGGCAGCTGGAGCCTCAGTGGAAGATGTTGCAG gtgggagcatttACACCGCAGAAATGA